From the genome of Vicia villosa cultivar HV-30 ecotype Madison, WI linkage group LG2, Vvil1.0, whole genome shotgun sequence, one region includes:
- the LOC131646799 gene encoding serine/threonine/tyrosine-protein kinase HT1-like yields the protein MSLACSSKNVENRSSDSIVSDGFVFDIDPSLLLDFDKLVIDEIIGEGSDSIVYRGWYEDHPVAIKAMQPENTKDAPPESKLKFEREVKLLSKIQHTNVVKFIGATVEPSMMIITELLEGGSLQKTMKSIYPITFSLEQCLSYALDISQAMEYLHSNGIIHRDLKPGNLLLTKDKNNIKLADFGIARENICDEMTCEAGTYRYMAPEILSKDPLPKGAKKSYDHKADVYSFGMVLWSMIKNQTPFKDRKDFMAAYATVNNMRPSLDDFPEVITPLVQSCWSEDPKLRPEFKEITGMLIRILHDIYTAKINALARLQRFEDVINKSDEEISNAQHAPTSFESTMENENNSKHEIETMKPNGETDSDSDQKKSKKKNKIKRFFSFFRSCICF from the exons ATGTCACTCGCCTGTTCCTCAAAGAATGTCGAAAACAGGTCAAGTGATAGTATTGTTTCTGATGGTTTTGTCTTTGATATTGATCCTAGTTTGTTGCTGGATTTTGATAAACTGGTCATTGATGAGATCATCGGAGAAGGCTCAGATTCCATTGTATACCGAGGATG GTATGAAGATCATCCGGTGGCTATTAAAGCTATGCAACCGGAGAACACAAAGGATGCACCGCCTGAATCTAAGCTCAAATTCGAGAGGGAGGTGAAGCTTTTATCTAAGATTCAACATACAAATGTTGTAAAG TTTATTGGAGCCACTGTGGAACCATCAATGATGATAATCACAGAACTACTAGAAGGTGGTTCACTTCAGAAAACCATGAAGAGTATCTATCCAATAACTTTCTCATTGGAACAATGTTTGAGTTATGCTCTTGATATATCACAAGCTATGGAGTATTTGCATTCTAATGGCATCATTCACCGTGATCTCAAGCCtg gtAATTTACTGCTTACAAAAGACAAGAATAATATTAAACTTGCTGATTTTGGGATAGCTAGAGAgaatatatgtgatgagatgacTTGTGAAGCTGGTACCTATAGATACATGGCTCCTGAG ATTTTAAGCAAAGATCCACTTCCAAAAGGAGCAAAGAAAAGCTATGACCACAAAGCTGATGTGTACAGTTTTGGAATGGTTCTTTGGTCTATGATCAAAAACCAAACTCCATTTAAAGATAGAAAAGATTTCATGGCTGCATATGCTACCGTAAAC AATATGAGGCCAAGTTTGGATGATTTTCCTGAAGTGATAACTCCCTTGGTGCAATCTTGTTGGAGTGAAGACCCAAAACTCAGACCAGAATTCAAGGAAATCACTGGAATGCTGATAAGGATTCTTCATGATATTTACACAGCAAAGATTAATGCACTTGCAAGGTTACAAAGGTTTGAAGATGTTATTAACAAAAGTGATGAAGAAATATCAAATGCACAACATGCTCCAACTAGCTTTGAATCAACTATGGAGAATGAAAACAACTCCAAACATGAGATTGAGACAATGAAGCCTAATGGTGAAACAGATAGTGATTCTGATCAGAAGAagtcaaaaaagaaaaataagatcaaacgctttttttcttttttccgtAGTTGCATTTGCTTTTGA